The genome window TTTATTAATCAGTTTTAAATAGATAGTTTCTATATGCGTGTTTTAAGAAGTATTCTTGAAGATTATACAGAAGCGCCGCTACCGCCGACGGAGGATGTTGCGCACGCGCTTACGATGAAAAGTTATGAGGTAGAAGAAATTGGAGCTCATGAAGGACTTGATTTTTTGGAAGTAGATGTACTGCCCAACCGTGCATCTGACAGTTTGTCGCATTTTGGTATAGCGCGCGAGACAGCTAATGCCCTTCGCATAAAACACATCGTTCCATCTGAAATACCCACCGTCGAAGAATCTTCACCAGGATCACTAGACATTGAAATTGAAGAAGGCACTGCTAGAAGGTTCGTTGCGGTTACGATATCTGGCTTAAACAAAGCTACTACTCCGAAGTGGCTGAAAAGCCGCCTTGAGGCACTGGGAGAAAGATCGATCAACCCCATTGTCGATGTTACTAATTATGTGATGTTACTTACCGGTCAGCCGCTACATGCCTATGACGCGTGCAAGCTGGAAGAAATAACAGGAGGCAAACTCAAGCTCACCTCGCGAATCGCAAAAGAAGGCGAGACATTGATCAGCTTAGAAGGAGAGGAGATCAACTTTTCAGGCGGTGAATTGATAATAGCCGCTGATGATAAAGTCTTAGGTGTAGCTGGCATTAAAGGCGGAAAAGAAAGCGGTGTCAACGAGAATACAGACAAGATCGTCTTGGAAGCCGCCTGCTTCAACCCAGTAATGATCAGAAAAACTTCTCAGGCAATAAAACTCAAAACCAATGCCTCAAAGAGATTTGAAAATGAAGTTCCACCTGAGTTGTCCCTAGTGGGGATTAGCGAAGCACTCAGAATCTTCAAAGAATTGGCGCCTGACATTGAAGTAGTCGCTTTAAAAGATGAATATCCAGACAAACCAAAAGAGAGAAAGATCGAACTTGATACAAGTCACGCCGCAAGTCTGATCGGCGTAGAAATACCTAAAGAAACACAAATAGATATTTTGAAAATGATCGGCTGTGAAGTAAGTGAAGAAGGAAACCTGATAGTAACACCTCCGTGGTATAGGCTAGATCTTGAGCAATCTGTAGATCTTGTAGAAGAGATCGGTCGTTTGTATGGCTACGAGAACGTTCCTGAAAAGGAATTAGGTCAGATCTCTCAAAACATTCCATCAACTCCTCCGGCTAAAGAGATCATACGAGATCAGTTGATGGACCTAGGATATAGCGAAATTATTACCCGATCATTTAGAAAAAAGGGTGATGTTGCAGTGGCAAACCCTCTGGACAAGGAGCAACCATTTTTGAGAAAGAACCTCAAAAGTGGTATAGAAAACGCTCTTGAATTAAACGCGCGCAATGCCGAATTATTGGAACTAGAAATAGTACGTGTTTTTGAAATAGGCACCATTTTTAAAAAAGACAAAGAAATTGAATCGCTTTCGTTGGGAGCGAGCAAAACGAAGAATTGCCGACACAAATTCAAACCAGACCAAGAGCTAGATAGAGTCATATCAGATCTAGACACGGCGCTCGGTATAAAAATGTCCGCTCACGAGCTAACTCGTGAGGTCAACCAAGACTCTTTTGTTATAGAATTTGATCTAGACGCAATTCTTCAAAAAATATCAGACAACCTTGAGTGGAGTTATAGCGAACCACCGTTCAAAGCTTATAATGAATTTTCACCTTATCCATACGTACTGCGCGATGTGGCGGTCTGGACACCTGAAGGAACTACCGCAAATGAAGTAAGAGAAATTATTAAAAGTAATGCCAGTGGATTGCTCGGAGTGATAACTTTGTTTGATACATTTGAAAAGGATTTTGAAAGCGAGAAATTCACATCGTATGCATTTCGTCTAGTATTTCAGTCCTTTCAAAAAACCCTTTCAGACGAAGAAGTAAATGAAGAAATGCAACAAATATACGGCGCTCTTTCAAGCCGGAATGGATTTGAAATACGATAGCAATTTGGGTGGAAATTTGTTAAAATAAGGTATAAATAAGCACTTAGTGTGCAGTATTTTTTATAATAAAGATGGCTAAAAAAGATACGAATAAACCCAGCTACGAGGCTAAAGACATCACAGTCTTAGAAGGTCTTGATCCGGTTCGAAAAAGACCTGGAATGTATATCGGAACAACCGGGCTTGATGGCCTTCATCATTTGGTTACCGAAATTTTTGACAATTCTCGTGACGAGGCGATGGCTGGAGAAGCGGATCACATAGAAATTGCTCTTCTGCCTGATAATTACGTGCGTATTGTAGACAACGGAAGAGGTATTCCGGTTGATAAGCACCCCAAAACAAAAGTTTCAGCCCTAGAGACGATCATGACCACGCTTCACGCCGGAGGAAAGTTCGGCGGAGGCGGATATAAAGTTTCAGGTGGGCTTCACGGAGTTGGGGCTTCTGTTGTTAACGCCTTGTCTGAAGAGATGTCCGTAACTGTACACAAAAATGGTAATAGTTACATGCAGAGCTACGAAAGAGGTAAAAGAAAGGCGGCTCTGAAAAAATTAGGTAAAAGCGAATTCCAGGGATCAATAATTACATTCAAACCGGACAAGGAAATATTTGAAGATATTAACCTTGATAGAGATAAGATCATCTCTCATATGCGCCAACAGGCATATCTGATAAAAGGTTTGAAAATATCAGTTATTGACGCCCGTGAATATGAAGGGAAGATAGATACTGATAAATTCTACTTGGAAGATCTGAGGTTAGACGTACCTTCGATGTCTTTCTTCTTTGAAGGCGGTCTCATTTCTTTGATCAAATTCTATAATCAACACCAGAAACCGGTACATAAAAATATTTTTTATGTTGAAAAAGAAGAAGGAGAGGTATCTGTTGAAATAGCACTTCAGTACGTGGACGATATTTCTTCCAAAATTTTTCCATTCGCAAATACCATTTATAACGTTGAAGGTGGAATGCATGTCACGGGATTTAAGACAGCTTTGACTCGCACTCTTAATTCCTACGCCCGTAACAATAATCTATTAAAGGAATCTGACGATAATTTTACCGGCGAAGATGTATTGGAAGGACTTACCGTTGTAGTGTCTGTAAAGATGCCGGAAATCCAATTTGAAGGTCAAACCAAAGCAAAGCTGGGATCACCAGAAGCACGTGGAGCGGTTGAGGCAATATTTTCTGAAAACTTTTCCAGTTTTTTGGAGGAAAATCCCGACGACGGAAAAGCAATTATAAACAAAGTCCTGTTAGCACTAAGAGCTAGAAAAGCTGCCAAAGCCGCTAAAGACAGTATATTGCGTAAGGGTGCCTTAGAAGGAGTTACTCTGCCCGGCAAATTGGCTGATTGCCAGACAAGGAAAGCCGAAGAAAGTGAGTTGTTTATAGTAGAGGGTGATTCTGCCGGTGGTACCGCAAAAGCGGGACGCGATCGCCGAACTCAGGCAATTTTGCCTTTACGCGGAAAAATACTAAATGTGGAGCGAGCTCGACTGGATAGAATGCTCGGATCTAACGAAATCAAGTCATTGGTTTTGGCTTTAGGTACGGCAATTGGGGAGACATTTAATTTAGAAAAACTTCGCTACCATAAAATAATCATAGCAACAGACGCTGATGTCGATGGAGCGCATATCAGGACTTTGATACTAACGCTTTTCTATAGATATTTCAGGCCAATAATTGAAGGTGGATATTTGTATATCGCTCAGCCGCCTCTATACAAAGTAACCCGAGGCAAGGAATCTCACTTCTTTTACACAGAAGCGGCTAAAGATGACTTTTTCGCGTCACTAGGCGAAGATGTCGAAGAGATCGAAGAAGT of Candidatus Campbellbacteria bacterium contains these proteins:
- a CDS encoding phenylalanine--tRNA ligase subunit beta; translated protein: MRVLRSILEDYTEAPLPPTEDVAHALTMKSYEVEEIGAHEGLDFLEVDVLPNRASDSLSHFGIARETANALRIKHIVPSEIPTVEESSPGSLDIEIEEGTARRFVAVTISGLNKATTPKWLKSRLEALGERSINPIVDVTNYVMLLTGQPLHAYDACKLEEITGGKLKLTSRIAKEGETLISLEGEEINFSGGELIIAADDKVLGVAGIKGGKESGVNENTDKIVLEAACFNPVMIRKTSQAIKLKTNASKRFENEVPPELSLVGISEALRIFKELAPDIEVVALKDEYPDKPKERKIELDTSHAASLIGVEIPKETQIDILKMIGCEVSEEGNLIVTPPWYRLDLEQSVDLVEEIGRLYGYENVPEKELGQISQNIPSTPPAKEIIRDQLMDLGYSEIITRSFRKKGDVAVANPLDKEQPFLRKNLKSGIENALELNARNAELLELEIVRVFEIGTIFKKDKEIESLSLGASKTKNCRHKFKPDQELDRVISDLDTALGIKMSAHELTREVNQDSFVIEFDLDAILQKISDNLEWSYSEPPFKAYNEFSPYPYVLRDVAVWTPEGTTANEVREIIKSNASGLLGVITLFDTFEKDFESEKFTSYAFRLVFQSFQKTLSDEEVNEEMQQIYGALSSRNGFEIR
- a CDS encoding DNA gyrase subunit B — its product is MAKKDTNKPSYEAKDITVLEGLDPVRKRPGMYIGTTGLDGLHHLVTEIFDNSRDEAMAGEADHIEIALLPDNYVRIVDNGRGIPVDKHPKTKVSALETIMTTLHAGGKFGGGGYKVSGGLHGVGASVVNALSEEMSVTVHKNGNSYMQSYERGKRKAALKKLGKSEFQGSIITFKPDKEIFEDINLDRDKIISHMRQQAYLIKGLKISVIDAREYEGKIDTDKFYLEDLRLDVPSMSFFFEGGLISLIKFYNQHQKPVHKNIFYVEKEEGEVSVEIALQYVDDISSKIFPFANTIYNVEGGMHVTGFKTALTRTLNSYARNNNLLKESDDNFTGEDVLEGLTVVVSVKMPEIQFEGQTKAKLGSPEARGAVEAIFSENFSSFLEENPDDGKAIINKVLLALRARKAAKAAKDSILRKGALEGVTLPGKLADCQTRKAEESELFIVEGDSAGGTAKAGRDRRTQAILPLRGKILNVERARLDRMLGSNEIKSLVLALGTAIGETFNLEKLRYHKIIIATDADVDGAHIRTLILTLFYRYFRPIIEGGYLYIAQPPLYKVTRGKESHFFYTEAAKDDFFASLGEDVEEIEEVQNNENNSEDNSPKQKKSKYSIQRYKGLGEMNADQLWETTMDPEARVLKQVEIDDAQEADQIFGILMGTDVSARKSFIQSNAKDATLDL